One Coffea arabica cultivar ET-39 chromosome 5c, Coffea Arabica ET-39 HiFi, whole genome shotgun sequence DNA window includes the following coding sequences:
- the LOC140007447 gene encoding uncharacterized protein, which yields MQCYSCKEFGHIARNCGKKFCSYCKQSGHILKECPTRPENRRAQAFQATVPDAPVIGPTSTTSQTVMTPEMVQQMILTAFSALGLQGQGPDVGEGNREGA from the exons ATGCAGTGCTACAGCTGCAAGGAGTTTGGCCATATTGCTCGCAATTGTGGTAAGAAATTCTGCAGTTACTGTAAGCAAAGTGGACATATTCTCAAGGAATGTCCTACACGTCCGGAAAACAGGCGAGCCCAAGCTTTTCAAGCTACTGTTCCAGATGCTCCTGTTATTGGTCCTACATCTACAACCAGCCAGACTGTTATGACCCCAGAAATGGTCCAGCAGATGATTCTTACTGCATTTTCTGCCCTTGGACTTCAAGGTCAAG GACCAGATGTCGGGGAAGGTAATCGCGAAGGGGCCTAG